A portion of the Bacillus oleivorans genome contains these proteins:
- a CDS encoding YqhR family membrane protein: protein MSEEKGENSKESKDLEQNKKEEQLSLVALSVIIGLCGGFLWSLIGYIAYLFSFTEVSPRAVLEPIAVGDWQNTWLGLVISFVILSVLSAGTALLYYVAFKRFKGMWPGMVYGLLLFGIIFFILNPLFPSIEPIREIDGYTWVTSACLYILYGVFIGYSISYEAHELRVKEKQEVSQ from the coding sequence ATGTCAGAAGAAAAAGGAGAAAATTCAAAAGAAAGTAAAGATCTTGAGCAAAATAAGAAAGAAGAACAATTATCATTAGTTGCTTTATCGGTTATCATTGGCCTTTGCGGAGGCTTTTTGTGGAGCTTAATTGGTTATATTGCGTATTTATTTTCTTTTACAGAGGTAAGCCCGCGAGCAGTATTAGAACCGATTGCTGTTGGAGATTGGCAAAATACGTGGTTAGGACTTGTGATTTCCTTCGTAATATTATCCGTTCTTTCCGCAGGAACGGCTTTACTGTATTATGTTGCATTTAAAAGATTTAAAGGAATGTGGCCGGGAATGGTCTATGGACTGCTTTTGTTTGGTATAATTTTCTTCATCTTAAATCCGTTATTTCCGAGTATTGAACCAATTAGAGAAATAGATGGATACACATGGGTAACCTCCGCTTGCTTGTACATCCTTTATGGTGTATTTATTGGTTACTCTATATCCTATGAAGCTCATGAGTTAAGGGTGAAGGAAAAGCAGGAAGTTTCCCAATAA
- a CDS encoding SA1362 family protein, with product MNRLKYWLFYIVIALAILGLGNYLWTDPAAFIKNLIFIGVFAAIIIFLFTRFRGTAVHNRKEHKAFVKAAKYSKKRLKMRAEQKNNPINRSISKPSIKKAIHSKKRSAPHLTVIEGKKGKKKDKASL from the coding sequence TTGAATCGATTGAAATATTGGTTGTTTTATATTGTGATCGCCTTAGCTATTTTAGGATTAGGAAATTATTTATGGACGGACCCTGCTGCATTTATCAAAAACCTAATATTCATCGGGGTATTTGCTGCCATTATCATATTTTTGTTTACAAGGTTCAGAGGGACTGCAGTCCATAACAGAAAAGAGCACAAAGCTTTTGTAAAGGCTGCCAAGTATTCCAAAAAACGTCTTAAAATGCGGGCAGAACAAAAAAACAATCCTATAAATCGTTCGATCTCTAAACCAAGCATTAAAAAAGCAATCCATTCGAAAAAAAGATCGGCACCTCACTTAACAGTCATTGAAGGGAAAAAAGGGAAAAAGAAGGATAAGGCTTCCCTTTAA
- the aroQ gene encoding type II 3-dehydroquinate dehydratase: MKRIVVLNGPNLNLLGNREVSVYGTDSLKDMENSLQKLAHTKNISVDFFQSNHEGDIIDWLHESNKEDTLGIILNPGAFTHYSYAIRDAVAAIQPPVVEVHISNVHARESFRHQSVIAPVCKGQILGFGLKGYDLAFQSFF; the protein is encoded by the coding sequence ATGAAACGAATTGTTGTATTAAATGGACCTAATTTAAACCTGCTAGGAAATCGAGAAGTATCGGTATATGGTACTGATTCCCTTAAGGATATGGAAAATAGTCTGCAAAAGTTAGCTCATACTAAAAACATTTCGGTAGACTTTTTTCAATCTAATCATGAGGGTGACATTATCGATTGGCTGCATGAAAGCAATAAGGAGGATACACTTGGCATTATCCTTAACCCAGGTGCCTTTACACACTACAGTTATGCGATTCGTGATGCCGTTGCTGCCATTCAGCCCCCTGTTGTTGAAGTACATATCTCGAATGTTCATGCCAGAGAAAGCTTCAGGCACCAGTCCGTCATTGCTCCAGTGTGTAAAGGACAAATTCTCGGATTCGGTCTGAAAGGATACGATCTCGCTTTTCAGTCATTTTTTTAA